A region of Etheostoma cragini isolate CJK2018 chromosome 2, CSU_Ecrag_1.0, whole genome shotgun sequence DNA encodes the following proteins:
- the lyl1 gene encoding T-cell acute lymphocytic leukemia protein 1 homolog isoform X2: protein MMEKLNPTGPPSSPTNLTPPPSSSSSSSSSSSSSPPSCASVEQQSPLQNRPLAPLHSINSLCPANKSGHKGHTNVPSAGSIQSPIVKATVLTSHNVGTATAPEPTVMETKAKEEEEEEKRGGPLCTTAPSVSAKGSPTLSSPPPLLPAPAKTSLCNLPPQTSTRSFPLSSSSSPLPPNIPVISLGHSKPPLPLPNTPLTALHPIPSLLHGPHGDLRRSQLSCLPVASPGASGGHSAPSPGPLLPQQYLSAHPFFTSSYLGPSGGNYGVINSRIKRRTSSHFEAEINDCPPQKLARRVFTNSRERWRQQNVNGAFSELRKLIPTHPHDKKLSKNEILRLAVKYINFLVTLLNDQAQDKNRDSVEDKSSTTGLESNKQNRIFQCNTPPPSHATPPSSARPTTVHRDSTDSLIALANSPATSSCYGDTDSEESFGAKTSLVTHGILGKVKSQIRMVAAPNDER, encoded by the exons ATGATGGAGAAGCTAAACCCCACTGGCCCACCTTCCTCACCCACCAACCtaactccccccccctcctcctcctcctcctcctcctcctcctcctcctcctctcccccatCCTGTGCCTCCGTAGAGCAGCAAAGTCCTCTCCAAAACAGGCCTTTAGCACCCTTGCATTCTATCAACAGCCTGTGTCCTGCTAACAAGTCAGGGCACAAGGGACACACGAATGTCCCCTCTGCTGGCTCGATTCAGTCCCCCATCGTCAAGGCAACGGTGTTAACCAGTCACAATGTAGGGACAGCTACTGCACCTGAGCCCACTGTCATGGAGACCAAGgcgaaggaggaagaggaggaggagaagcgAGGAGGACCACTGTGCACCACAGCCCCTTCTGTTTCAGCCAAGGGGTCCCCAACTCTTTCCTCTCCACCTCCGCTCCTCCCGGCGCCAGCCAAGACCTCCTTGTGCAATTTACCACCTCAAACCTCCACCAGATCCTTTCCTTTGTCTTCAtcatcctctcctcttcctccaaacaTTCCAGTCATCAGCCTCGGTCACAGCAAACCCCCTCTCCCGCTCCCTAATACTCCTTTGACTGCCCTCCACCCAATTCCCAGTCTCCTACATGGGCCCCATGGGGACCTTCGCCGCAGTCAGCTGTCCTGTTTGCCTGTGGCCAGCCCTGGAGCTTCTGGGGGCCATTCAGCTCCCTCCCCAGGACCCTTGTTGCCTCAGCAGTACCTGTCTGCACACCCCTTCTTCACTAG TTCTTACCTGGGTCCCTCAGGAGGAAACTACGGTGTCATCAACAGCCGGATCAAGAGAAGAACCTCGTCACACTTTGAGGCAGAGATCAATGATT GCCCACCTCAGAAACTCGCTCGCCGTGTCTTCACCAACAGCCGCGAGCGCTGGCGACAGCAGAACGTAAACGGGGCTTTCTCTGAGCTGAGAAAACTCATTCCTACACACCCACACGACAAGAAACTCAGCAAGAATGAAATCCTCCGTCTGGCTGTAAAGTACATCAACTTCTTGGTCACTCTGCTCAATGACCAGGCACAGGACAAGAACAGGGACTCAGTTGAGGACAAGAGCAGCACCACTGGGTTGGAAAGTAATAAACAAAACCGTATTTTTCAGTGCAACACTCCACCTCCGTCCCACGCTACCCCACCATCCTCAGCACGTCCCACCACAGTCCACAGAGACTCAACTGACTCGCTAATTGCTCTGGCTAACTCCCCAGCAACATCCAGTTGCTATGGTGACACAGACAGCGAGGAAAGCTTTGGGGCTAAGACCTCTTTGGTGACACATGGAATTCTGGGAAAGGTCAAAAGTCAGATACGGATGGTGGCAGCCCCAAATGATGAGCGGTGA
- the lyl1 gene encoding T-cell acute lymphocytic leukemia protein 1 homolog isoform X1, with protein MMEKLNPTGPPSSPTNLTPPPSSSSSSSSSSSSSPPSCASVEQQSPLQNRPLAPLHSINSLCPANKSGHKGHTNVPSAGSIQSPIVKATVLTSHNVGTATAPEPTVMETKAKEEEEEEKRGGPLCTTAPSVSAKGSPTLSSPPPLLPAPAKTSLCNLPPQTSTRSFPLSSSSSPLPPNIPVISLGHSKPPLPLPNTPLTALHPIPSLLHGPHGDLRRSQLSCLPVASPGASGGHSAPSPGPLLPQQYLSAHPFFTSSYLGPSGGNYGVINSRIKRRTSSHFEAEINDCPAHSDSDYVCLTGPPQKLARRVFTNSRERWRQQNVNGAFSELRKLIPTHPHDKKLSKNEILRLAVKYINFLVTLLNDQAQDKNRDSVEDKSSTTGLESNKQNRIFQCNTPPPSHATPPSSARPTTVHRDSTDSLIALANSPATSSCYGDTDSEESFGAKTSLVTHGILGKVKSQIRMVAAPNDER; from the exons ATGATGGAGAAGCTAAACCCCACTGGCCCACCTTCCTCACCCACCAACCtaactccccccccctcctcctcctcctcctcctcctcctcctcctcctcctctcccccatCCTGTGCCTCCGTAGAGCAGCAAAGTCCTCTCCAAAACAGGCCTTTAGCACCCTTGCATTCTATCAACAGCCTGTGTCCTGCTAACAAGTCAGGGCACAAGGGACACACGAATGTCCCCTCTGCTGGCTCGATTCAGTCCCCCATCGTCAAGGCAACGGTGTTAACCAGTCACAATGTAGGGACAGCTACTGCACCTGAGCCCACTGTCATGGAGACCAAGgcgaaggaggaagaggaggaggagaagcgAGGAGGACCACTGTGCACCACAGCCCCTTCTGTTTCAGCCAAGGGGTCCCCAACTCTTTCCTCTCCACCTCCGCTCCTCCCGGCGCCAGCCAAGACCTCCTTGTGCAATTTACCACCTCAAACCTCCACCAGATCCTTTCCTTTGTCTTCAtcatcctctcctcttcctccaaacaTTCCAGTCATCAGCCTCGGTCACAGCAAACCCCCTCTCCCGCTCCCTAATACTCCTTTGACTGCCCTCCACCCAATTCCCAGTCTCCTACATGGGCCCCATGGGGACCTTCGCCGCAGTCAGCTGTCCTGTTTGCCTGTGGCCAGCCCTGGAGCTTCTGGGGGCCATTCAGCTCCCTCCCCAGGACCCTTGTTGCCTCAGCAGTACCTGTCTGCACACCCCTTCTTCACTAG TTCTTACCTGGGTCCCTCAGGAGGAAACTACGGTGTCATCAACAGCCGGATCAAGAGAAGAACCTCGTCACACTTTGAGGCAGAGATCAATGATT GCCCTGCACACTCAGACAGTGATTATGTGTGTCTAACAGGCCCACCTCAGAAACTCGCTCGCCGTGTCTTCACCAACAGCCGCGAGCGCTGGCGACAGCAGAACGTAAACGGGGCTTTCTCTGAGCTGAGAAAACTCATTCCTACACACCCACACGACAAGAAACTCAGCAAGAATGAAATCCTCCGTCTGGCTGTAAAGTACATCAACTTCTTGGTCACTCTGCTCAATGACCAGGCACAGGACAAGAACAGGGACTCAGTTGAGGACAAGAGCAGCACCACTGGGTTGGAAAGTAATAAACAAAACCGTATTTTTCAGTGCAACACTCCACCTCCGTCCCACGCTACCCCACCATCCTCAGCACGTCCCACCACAGTCCACAGAGACTCAACTGACTCGCTAATTGCTCTGGCTAACTCCCCAGCAACATCCAGTTGCTATGGTGACACAGACAGCGAGGAAAGCTTTGGGGCTAAGACCTCTTTGGTGACACATGGAATTCTGGGAAAGGTCAAAAGTCAGATACGGATGGTGGCAGCCCCAAATGATGAGCGGTGA
- the LOC117936762 gene encoding uncharacterized protein LOC117936762, with the protein MNEYLRGSYYGSSPPELRLVLLGNIGCGKTSSADTILGQLSPVSPSASRSCQLRRGISESRSVTVVEAPRWYWDCGKMEDSVRKETERAMTLVAPGPHAVLLLVPVNQFTEMESRVPAELEEAFGDEVLDHTLVLLTCGDYLMGRTVEEYLQKEHPGLRQIIDRCRGRYHVFNNRKRQDREQVCELLEKVDNMVKENGEYYVKTAQERELDKRVKDRKSELLESYRAQKEERKETVASTHIQRTEIRRGIDREEKSAAWEKRRREGRDEIEGNVSVSKRSNGLHSTPAPEQESYSEMHYERQLNRTPTFRLNADGAILSQMSEVESTPRVVTTFHQRMNSFEERSPEAPLISPPHSPVFLSSPSSPTFTPSPSSFPSSSSPSSFPSSFSPSSLPSSLPSSSSHSSLPSSSISVSSSPELRLVLLGRSGAGKSAAGNIILGREEFESRPDSLTAITQECEKKKALVDGRRVAVVDTPDWFCSEKTPDEVRAQISSCVALSSPGPHAFLLCVPLDQPAKTELQALRVLEAVFGPEAVQRHTLLLFTYADKLKKSGKAGNCSVEEYIAGQRGDLVKLVEKCSDRFHVMEMEGGGRDRRNVAQLLEKVEQTVKEGGGQCYSHPAFQEAENRVRKRQLEIARERKGGELEQKGPGSERRVLYPYMQPLAEAEEEVTEDEIEKTRDEAEMSVSTLNIDSLPPITHSTMSPSLLRSIMEKMESSAKMLPQLLTDSSMWVGEGAKKVKDNPVWETVSSKAQNVQKMVIDSSVWEKVGANVGHVSKLVGDKIPKEMVDGSAWVGSRAKSAAASPMWGKVGSGAKTGAKLMADGSVQIGAGIFTGAKMVSQSPVWGKVGSGAKAGAKMVAESSVWEKIGTTAKQVPMVVIGGALLGLVLGVILAGVIGGAVGVAAGSAVTEVGRRKISNKNMLEKTDNVERTVNDSNDSLVKQGEKVFKTE; encoded by the exons aTGAATGAATACTTGAGAGGGAGCTACTACGGGTCCTCTCCCCCAGAGCTGAGACTTGTTCttttgggaaacattggttGTGGAAAGACTTCTTCAGCAGACACTATCCTGGGCCAGCTGTCCCCCGTCTCTCCCAGTGCCTCCAGGAGCTGCCAGCTGCGACGGGGCATCTCTGAGAGCAGGAGTGTGACTGTGGTGGAGGCGCCGAGATGGTACTGGGACTGCGGCAAGATGGAGGACAGTGTcaggaaggagacagagagagcgatgACGCTGGTAGCACCAGGCCcacatgctgttttgctgctGGTGCCAGTTAACCAATTCACAGAG ATGGAGAGTCGTGTGCCTgcagagctggaggaagcaTTTGGGGACGAGGTGCTGGATCACACCCTGGTCCTGCTGACCTGTGGGGACTACTTGATGGGAAGAACAGTGGAG GAATACCTGCAGAAAGAACACCCAGGCCTGAGGCAGATAATTGATCGCTGTCGGGGGAGGTACCATGTCTTCAATAATCGTAAGCGTCAGGACAGGGAGCAGGTCTGTGAGCTGCTGGAGAAG GTGGACAATATGGTGAAGGAAAATGGGGAATACTATGTGAAAACAGCTCAGGAGAGAGAGCTGGATAAGCgagtgaaagacagaaagagtgaACTTCTGGAAAGTTACAGAGCtcaaaaggaagagagaaaagagactgTCGCTTCAACGCACATCCAAAGAACAGAAATACGCAGGGGTATCGATAGAGAGGAGAAGAGTGCTGCctgggagaagaggaggagagaaggaagagatgAGATTGAGGGAAATGTGAGTGTGAGCAAAAGATCTAACGGGCTTCATTCAACGCCAGCACCAGAGCAAGAGTCCTATTCAGAGATGCATTATGAGCGTCAGTTGAACAGGACTCCAACTTTCAGATTAAATGCag ATGGAGCTATACTCTCTCAAATGTCTGAGGTTGAATCAACTCCAAGAGTGGTCACTACTT TTCACCAAAGAATGAACAGCTTCGAAGAGAGATCCCCGGAGGCACCTCTGATCTCACCTCCTCATTCGCCAGTCTTcctctcttccccctcctcACCAACCTTcaccccctctccctcctcattcccctcatcctcttctccctcctcatTTCCCtcatccttctctccctcctcattGCCCTCCTCATTGCCCTCATCCTCCTCTCACTCCTCATTGCCCTCATCCTCCATATCTGTTTCATCATCTCCGGAGCTGCGTCTGGTGCTGCTCGGGCGATCAGGAGCAGGGAAGAGTGCAGCTGGTAACATCATACTGGGGCGGGAGGAGTTTGAGTCACGCCCGGACAGTCTCACTGCGATCACTCAGgaatgtgagaaaaagaaagcactgGTTGACGGAAGACGG GTGGCGGTGGTGGATACCCCAGATTGGTTCTGTTCAGAAAAAACTCCAGATGAGGTGCGAGCTCAGATCTCCTCCTGTGTTGCTTTATCCAGTCCCGGTCCACACGCCTTCCTCCTTTGCGTCCCCTTAGACCAGCCTGCAAAGACCGAGCTGCAGGCTCTCAGGGTCCTTGAGGCTGTTTTTGGCCCAGAAGCGGTCCAGAGACACACTCTGCTCCTCTTTACTTACGCAGATAAACTGAAGAAGAGCGGGAAGGCAGGAAATTGCAGTGTGGAGGAATACATTGCTGGTCAGCGGGGGGATTTGGTAAAGCTTGTGGAGAAATGCAGTGACAGGTTTCATGTGATGGAGATGGAAGGAGGTGGAAGGGACAGAAGAAATGTGGCACAGCTGCTAGAGAAGGTGGAGCAGACAGTGAAGGAAGGTGGAGGACAATGCTATTCCCATCCTGCTTTTCAGGAAGCGGAGAACCGAGTGAGGAAGAGACAGTTGGAGATAgcaagggagagaaaggggggggaaCTTGAGCAAAAAGGACCGGGCTCTGAAAGGCGAGTACTTTATCCCTACATGCAGCCTCTGGCTGAGGCAGAAGAGGAAGTAACAGAGGATGAGATTGAAAAAACTAGGGATGAGGCAGAGATGAGTGTGAGTACATTGAATATTGACAGCCTTCCTCCCATTACGCATTCCACCATGTCTCCTTCACTTCTCCGATCCATTATGGAGAAAATGGAGTCAAGTGCAAAGATGTTACCTCAACTCCTAACAGATAGCTCTATGTGGGTCGGTGAGGGagcaaagaaagtgaaagataATCCGGTGTGGGAGACAGTCAGCAGCAAGGCCCAAAATGTCCAGAAGATGGTGATTGATAGTTCTGTATGGGAGAAGGTTGGAGCTAATGTTGGGCATGTGTCCAAACTAGTCGGAGATAAAATTCCCAAGGAGATGGTGGATGGTTCTGCATGGGTGGGATCCAGAGCAAAGTCAGCAGCAGCTAGTCCTATGTGGGGAAAAGTAGGATCTGGGGCAAAAACTGGAGCTAAACTGATGGCTGATGGCTCTGTGCAAATTGGAGCTGGGATTTTTACCGGTGCAAAGATGGTGTCGCAAAGTCCTGTGTGGGGAAAGGTTGGTTCTGGGGCCAAAGCAGGTGCCAAAATGGTGGCAGAGAGCTCAGTGTGGGAGAAAATTGGGACTACTGCTAAACAGGTGCCCATGGTAGTCATAGGGGGTGCATTGCTGGGTCTGGTGCTCGGTGTGATTTTAGCGGGTGTGATTGGCGGAGCTGTCGGGGTAGCTGCTGGATCCGCGGTGACTGAGGTGGGGAGACGGAAaatcagcaacaaaaacatgttagaAAAGACAGATAACGTGGAGAGAACAGTGAATGACAGCAATGACTCTCTGGTAAAACAAGGAGAGAAAGTATTCAAAACTGAATGA